Proteins encoded by one window of Mastacembelus armatus chromosome 23, fMasArm1.2, whole genome shotgun sequence:
- the nampt1 gene encoding nicotinamide phosphoribosyltransferase — translation MEHRDTDFNILLATDSYKVTHYKQYPPNTSKVYSYFECREKRTDPTKSRKVKYDKTVFYGLQYILHKYLKGKVVTPEKIQEAKEVYREHFQDDVFNEKGWTYILEKYNGHLPIEIKAVPEGSVIPRGNVLFTVESTDPECYWLTNWVETILVQIWYPITVATNSREQKKILAKYLLETSGNLEGLEYKLHDFGYRGVSSQETAGIGASAHLVNFKGTDTVAGISVIKKYYGTKDPVPGFSVPAAEHSTITAWGKDHEKDAFEHIIKQFPNVPVSIVSDSYDIYNACEKIWGEDLRGLIEKRSADAPLVVRPDSGNPLDTVLKVLDILGKKFPPEENSKGFKVLPPYIRVIQGDGVDINTLQEIVEGMKHHRWSIENIAFGSGGALLQKLTRDLLNCSFKCSYVVTNGLGVNVFKDPVADPNKRSKKGRLSLHRTPNGDFVTLEEGKGDLEEYGVDLLHTVFQNGKIVKTYTFDEVRDNAKLKESELEELLH, via the exons atggagcacagagacaccgACTTCAACATACTGTTAGCGACCGACTCATACAAG GTGACACATTACAAACAGTACCCCCCCAACACGAGTAAAGTGTACTCCTACTTCGAGTGCCGCGAGAAGAGGACAGATCCCACCAAAAGCAGAAAAGTCAAATATGACAAAACCGTCTTCTACGGCTTACAGTACATCCTCCACAAATACTTAAAAG gAAAGGTAGTGACTCCAGAAAAGATCCAGGAGGCAAAGGAGGTGTACAGAGAACACTTCCAGGATGATGTTTTCAACGAGAAGGGGTGGACTTACATTCTGGAA AAATATAATGGACACCTGCCCATTGAAATCAAGGCAGTGCCAGAAGGAAGCGTCATCCCTCGAGGCAACGTTTTGTTCACAGTGGAGAGCACAGACCCAGAGTGCTACTGGCTCACCAACTGGGTGGAG ACCATCCTGGTTCAGATCTGGTACCCCATCACTGTGGCAACAAACTCCAGAGAGCAGAAGAAGATCCTCGCCAAGTACCTCCTAGAGACTTCTGGGAACCTAGAGGGACTGGAGTATAAATTACATGACTTTGGCTACAGGGGCGTCTCATCACAAGAG ACTGCGGGCATCGGGGCCTCCGCCCATTTGGTCAACTTCAAGGGCACAGACACAGTTGCCGGGATCAGTGTCATTAAGAAATACTATGGTACCAAGGATCCAGTGCCAGGCTTCTCGGTGCCTGCTGCCGAGCAcag tACCATCACAGCGTGGGGAAAGGACCATGAAAAAGATGCCTTCGAGCACATCATCAAGCAATTTCCCAATGTCCCTGTATCTATAGTCAGTGACAGCTATGACATCTACAATGCCTGTGAGAAAATCTGGGGAGAAGACTTACGGGGCCTGATAGAGAAGCGCAGTGCAGATGCTCCGCTGGTTGTCCGACCAGACTCAGGAAACCCACTTGATACAGTTTTGAAG GTTTTGGATATCCTGGGTAAGAAGTTTCCTCCAGAGGAGAACTCTAAAGGTTTTAAAGTTCTCCCTCCTTACATCAGAGTCATTCAAGGAGACGGAGTTGATATCAACACGCTGCAAGAG ATAGTGGAGGGTATGAAGCACCACAGGTGGTCCATTGAGAACATTGCCTTTGGATCTGGAGGGGCTCTGCTGCAGAAGCTGACCAGAGATCTGCTCAACTGCTCCTTCAAATGCAGCTATGTGGTCACTAACGGACTAGGG GTGAATGTGTTCAAGGATCCAGTGGCAGACCCCAACAAGAGGTCAAAGAAAGGTCGCCTGTCTCTGCACCGGACACCGAACGGAGATTTTGTCACCCTGGAAGAGGGCAAGGGTGACCTGGAGGAGTATGGCGTG GACCTGTTGCACACAGTCTTTCAGAATGGGAAGATTGTGAAGACGTACACATTTGACGAAGTCAGAGACAATGCTAAGCTCAAAGAGAGTGAGCTTGAAGAGCTGCTGCACTGA